The region TAAGCCCCAGGCAGTCCGCCTTAGTGACACTTCCATATCCTCCGGGAACTCGTTGCTCGATAGGGCTGGCTTCCTTTCACCAATAAGTCCCTTGGCCTCTCCAGTCCAAATGGCCAAATGCAGCATTTTATACCCGCAATCATTCTTACCGCAAAGGGAGTATCTAGCGGAGTCAGCATAGCACAGTCTCTAAAGAGCATTGAATACCAACCTTTCACATAGCAGGAGGATTCCTTGAATGTGGGTGAGTGATAGTCTGGGAGGCTCGATTTCTCTTAGCCGCTCGGCCTCAGCCAGGAAGTCATTCCCCTTGCTCATGATATCTCCCTGTCTGGCGTATGCCTCCGAATAGTCTGAAAAATGCTAAACGTGTTAACACCTGTCTGTTACATACAAGGTGCGGCTTACACATGCATTCGCGAGTAGCGCGTTCACCAAGAAGGGGCTGCAAAACTCCGAGTTGATATTCCCCCCAATCATGTGCTTGAGAAACACATCGCGGTCCAGAAAGGTATTGAACGGATAGTCCCATGTAAAATAAAGCGAGACGAGATGAGAGACGAGATCAGAGTCGGTCGTAACGTTCGTCCAGGGTTGCGCGGGGACTCGATAGGGAGCATCAACACAGAGGTAGTGTATGTCCATGACTTGGGGCCGCCACGACTGCATAAAATCTTCGTTGATCATACACTGTATATCCTCTAGGTTGCTGACTGGTTCTTCCGTCTCATCACCTTTTCTCCCAGTAACTTTGAGGATGCTCCCAATGCGATGGCGTAACTCTTCGTTGGTAGCGTCTCGTCGGATCATGTCCACCAGTTCGATGGCAGACGATCTGTCCTCTTCACGCATTGCCCTGAGAAGATCGTTATACAAGCCGCGGTAGTAGTCCAATTCTTCAGCTGTGCGCTTGGCCGCCacgcggcggcgctggtcAAGCGTTTCGTCGAAAACACAATCTCTATTCAAGGTGCGGCAGGTGTCGCATGGCTGCTTACCCGAGCACTGGGTGTGTTAGGCGGGTTGGTCTCGCTGGGCGGGATGCTTGCCTTTCGCTTCGATTTTTTACAAGCTATGCATGCCATTGAAgcccgctgctgcttcttgccgGAATCACCGGAGCCTCGGCGCTCCTCCATCGGAGAGTCATCTGGGGATATTTCGCATCGTGGGGAAGGGCCTGGAGCGAGTTGTCGATGCTGCGTTGGGGACTCGGTCATAATCGTTCAAAGGGCGGCGATCTGAGTCAAGTGACCATTATGCCAAAGAGAGCGACCATTTCCGTCACAGATCATCCTagccctcctcctccttatAAATTAGGAGCTTGTCGATTCACCATATCTCGTGACGTATCGCCGCGTTAGCATGTATGTGTGGATCGATATCCGCGAATTGCAACAACGCAACTCAGCCATCAACTTCGCCCATTGGCGGCTCTGGCAGCCATCTCCCGGTCAACATCCTAGAAGAGACCACGGATCTGAGGGCACGAAGATTGAAGGTGGTCAACTTGTCCGCCTATTCTGTACTTTCACGTGATAGCGATGGTGAGTGGTGCGAACCATCTCCGAACGGTCGAGGCCTTCTTAGTGTCGGGGGATCCCAACTTTCCGTGAGACGAGGAGTAGAGCACCCCGCTCATCAGCCCTGGCCGGATTGATGCGGCTTTTACTGGGGTTGGGCACGGTATTCATTGGTGTAGCACATATTGAAACATCTTGTGATTTGTGGCAAACGGACACCTACCCCAACAACCCTAGGTATTCTTGCAGGCTGTCTATCAACTTTGTTTCTCGAATACTTTGTCACAATGCCAGGGAATTAGTCCCTTAGATAGAGCGCGACCAAGCTCTTGATTCGGCAGATAACCTGCTGTTCCCATTAGATGGTGGTCTAGAGTGGGTTCTTAAAGGATATATTACCCTGGAagttttctctttcttggcATGAGTTTATctggcttctggaagaaATTGCGAGCTAAAGGCTGTGAACTGAAGACGGGTAGGAAACTACTCCGAGCAGATGGACACAACGCAGTGCCCTACTCAGCAATAAGAGCATAGATTGGATGATATTGCGAGCAGGGATGCCGAGTAGAAAGCGAGGCAGCCAGTCGAGGTAGCTGAGAGCTTGCTCTGCAGATGGCCTGGTTTATTTGGTCATGCGCACTCAATCTTGATTGCGTGCTACCAGCAGCAAGACGAAATATTTGCTTTCAATTACttttgctggagctgaaaaGGCTTCACCGATCGGCATGAAGGACCAAGTATTGGGCATtagcgaggatggagagttAGACACCGGGGGATTGACTCCGGGTAGTATAGAAGATGCAGCTTTACGCCCTCGTAGTCTGTCGCAGTGGCTCAGTGGATTGGCACGGCTAGGCGCTACGCAATAGGCGTTCTCATCGCACGCAGCACTGCATTCGAGATCGTCCAACCCCCGGAACAATTTCCAACCACACCTTTATGAACTATCCATCGGCAAAATGCACGCCACACTCATTCTGGGATCCTTGAATAACGATTATCTGATCCATGCCAGCTGGGCAGTATTGACGAGTCGAAGATCGTAGCAATACGAGAAAGATGGGGCCGCGGAAAAGATTCCTCGGTAGCTCTGGGGAAGGTAAACGAACTAACGATCAAGGACCTGGTATGCTGGGCCGTGGCAAGCTGAGGACTGAAAAACTGTAGGCTGGTAGAGATGTCATGGTGGGATGGTGGACGAGACTAAGCGACAGGGACCCACGGGGGATCTCGATCGAATTGACTTTGCGTGGCGAGGATCGTCGAGACACAAATGTGCATTCGCAATGTGCGTTCGAAATGTGCACTCAAACGACTCGATCAACGCGTTCTGCATGCCACGTGTGAGCCTGGAATGAGACGTGTATGGGTAGTCAACGGAGTAATCTCACCCGCTCCAAGCAGACTTCTAGGCTCCAGGTTGAACGCTCGCAGAACGGATGCGTTCTGCAATTTGACGCACAGGTGGAACCGATCCTCCAGAGCTGTGGGATAAAATCCGGCGGCTGAGATTGGCGTATCGCGCAATGCTGGAGAGGCCTTAGCCACAACTGTTGATAAGCTCGATGAGACCGACCTCGGCCGAACTTCGACCATCCAGAGTCAAACCTGAGAGGCACGACTCTTGGAACCCCCACAATGTGCAGACTCTTGGACTGCTTGGCAGGAGACAGACTCGCTGGTCCAGCAACAGAATTGGTAATAAAAGCACGGATTTCGTACATCGATCTACGGCGTACATCGATACATCAATGATTGGGAATGTCATGCCATAGATGCGGCCGGACTAAGCCAGTTGGTCTCTCTCAGCTATCAATAGGTATCCTCGAAGAGGACGGAGCATGTGTGGCGCATGGGGCGTGGCGGTGCAGTCAATAGACCGAGTCCGGCGTCCACTAATCTGGGCGATCCATCAGCGCTTAAAACGTAATGCGATCTTCTATATGGAGTCGGGAACACTAATCAAGGGTAATAACCATGAACAACACTGCCGATCTGCGGTTGATCGCGCACAGTCTTTCGAATGCGAGTTGTGTCCACGAATTGAGCCAATCGACTGAAAGTTACTGCAAATCCAGGCTCGTAAAGGAGCGAAGAGCTCCCCCAGGCTAAGATCCCGAGGGTGAGGTCCAAGGTTGAGGTTACTCGTTCCGTCGAGGTCATTTAGCGTTCCTTTTTGGAGACGCCCTCGATTCTCTACCGACGTCACTACTATCACTACCTACCAGCTTGGCTCCAGCTCATTATCTTACTGCCTGTATTTCGCTTAATATTATTTCCCCATTTATGAGCTTGAGCGCCCTGAGAGCCACACTTGCGTCGTCAGAGTGGctcctctttttttcttttcttcggctGCCCTGAACACTCCCCCCTCACCCTCTCCactttcctctttcctccccTGGCCTTCCTCTGCTCCGTATCTCCGTCTCCTAAACACTCGCCGATTGTCAGAGGCCAGGGTCACCCGCCAGCAGACTTGAGtacatcatcatcatcgtacATCCAACTCATGTGAGTAATTCACTAATCCAGTTTCGAGTTTTTCGACTCGTATCCTTCCACCGTTCAAGCCTGCCACACTCCAGCCTCCCCGCTGCCGAGCTCAGCGGCAAGGCAACCACCTATTCCCGAATCTACCCACCATTCTTCCGCCGCGCTTCGATTTCTGTGCTTCTTTTTATTCTGTTTCCCAATTGCTAGCTGTGCAGTTTCTTACGCTTCTATTTTATCGAAAACGTTACGAGCGTCTTGGCTGACTTCGCCCGTCGATTATAAGCTGAGTTGAACTGCAGTGGGCGACTGCGCGCCGGAGACTCAGCGATAGCCATGGCTTCTCAAAATGCAGAGTCTGCGGAATTGAAGCAACAAGGAGCTATCGAGACCGCCCAGGCTGCCTCTCAAGATCCCCAATCGCACATCCAACCGGAAACAGTCGAGAAAAAACTGGTTGAAGAGACCCGGAAAGCGGGTCTACCAGCTTACCAATTCAACCCAGACGCATCACCCCAAGAAAAGGCCGCCGAAGCTGAATCTGTACGTCTTTGACTGGGGGTTGTCTGCTTGAGACTATGTTCACTGACACTCATCTCTGTTCCGCTAGTGCGTTCCCCCGGGATTTCACCGTGACCGGGAACCGAAGGCAATCGGCGTGATCACAGACAAGGTGAGCGCGTACATTCAATTGTACACTCGACA is a window of Aspergillus nidulans FGSC A4 chromosome VI DNA encoding:
- a CDS encoding uncharacterized protein (transcript_id=CADANIAT00009457); this encodes MTESPTQHRQLAPGPSPRCEISPDDSPMEERRGSGDSGKKQQRASMACIACKKSKRKCSGKQPCDTCRTLNRDCVFDETLDQRRRVAAKRTAEELDYYRGLYNDLLRAMREEDRSSAIELVDMIRRDATNEELRHRIGSILKVTGRKGDETEEPVSNLEDIQCMINEDFMQSWRPQVMDIHYLCVDAPYRVPAQPWTNVTTDSDLVSHLVSLYFTWDYPFNTFLDRDVFLKHMIGGNINSEFCSPFLVNALLANACHFSDYSEAYARQGDIMSKGNDFLAEAERLREIEPPRLSLTHIQGILLLCERYSLCGKNDCGYKMLHLAIWTGEAKGLIGERKPALSSNEFPEDMEVSLRRTAWGLFQIDTHDQNTRWLPYPISGEPKESYLNEYFDISCNLSEIARDMSQWLFASHGRVPSATELIRIKEVLFRRLREWTEGLPAHFKRDDEVPPYVLVMKMRYHTLIIILLLFHAEDEILGPPMEGLKTPESLTSPSPLLECNKCDTIESAARAIATLVRIQRQNYGTAHAHHFTMYAINLALFVLVERQGKFDILDNAFLFLASVFASIASRSQLGRNLFHIFRQSVRAKRQGSRIRHSTAVNDEMKTLFDEESTLPSVFDEFANGLEKLDADGRYRVLGHCPGGPQATTSSRADQLVASEWCRHNPLSDMLNCYEILSCGRLYR